TGTGGATCATGCTGCCGTACATACCAGACAGGAACCCCATCATGGCAACGACCCCCATCAGGCCAAACACCATGGCACCCAGCATGATCGCCGTGCGAAGTTTATTGCGCCAAAGATTACGCCACGCCAGCTTGAACAGCATGTCAGTTCGCATGACCGCCTCCTTTTAGCGCCCTGACCACATCGAGGCGACGGATCCGCCACATCGGATAAATCAGGCAAATGGCCAGCAGCCCCAATACAATCACCATTTGGTTGAGCATCAACACCGGGTCCAGCGACATGGGCAAGATAGGCTCCCAGCCCATCTCCAGCACCAGCTCCGCGGTTTCACCGGTTAGCTCAATCGGGTTGAAATAGAACCAAATTAGCACCGGTAGCGTAATTGCCATACCCATGGCAATCCCCAACCAGCCGATCATCAGTGATTCCAAGCCTAATAAGGCAATTATCTTGCGCTTGAGCATCCCGGTTGCCAGCATAACCCCGAATTCACGTTGCCGCTCCAGCGTCATCATCAACAGGGTCGCAAACAGGCCAAACCCCACAACGCCATAGAGCAGGTACATAATGAAAATCCCCCCGGCTTTATCCATCAGGATCTGCTGGGCCATTTCCGGCGCCAGATCCTGCCAATCCCGGACATTTACCTCGCTGCGGTACGCCTCGCCCAGCAGGTCGACCGTCGGTTGCAGCTGGGCAAGCGGCTTGACATCCATCACCCAGGCCGTCACTTGTTCCCCGGTGCTGTAGAGAGTTTGAGCGAGTGCTATCGGCATGTACACCAGTTGGTTATCCAGTTGGGCAACCGGAAAATCGAGGATACCTTTTATCCGGTACAAACCCGCGGCCGTCTGCCCGCGATACCCCTGTCCATAGAGGATCAGTTCGTCACCGACATCCAAGCCAAAATACCGGGCCAGCCCCTCGCCAACCAGGACTTGCTGATCGTCAGGTGCCAGAAACGCTCCCCGGATCAGGCGGTTTGAAATGCCGGAATAACTATCCTCCGCGACCGTATCGACCCCGAGCACCATCACCCCTTTAGACTTATCCGCGGAGGCAGCCAGGGCAAACGACTCTATCCGCGGCAGGACACGGTTAATATGCACGTTCGCCAATACCGGCTGGAGAAAAGATTCATCCATGACGAGCAAATCATCGATGCTGTGACTTTCGGCAAACTCAGGATGCTGGAGCTGGATCAGCCCGGTATAGAATCGCGCCGCATTTTCAATATTATTGGCATAGGTACCCTCTTGCAGGCTGCGCATAAATAATGAGAGTGCCAATGCCAGCGCCAACGCCGATGCCGTCAGGAGAGTCCGCTTTTTCTGCCGCCAGATGTTGCGCCAAGCTAGTTTCAGTAACATGGTCCTTCCTTGTTAACTGCCCATCAGTCGCGCAGGGCTTTCATCTGGCTTTGGGAGAAAAAGCTCTCTTTGATCGGAAAATTAAACTGGGCCTGATGGGTGATGATCTCGGTTTTGTTGCCCGGCTTATCGGCCGGGAGCATTTCCATTCGCGTCGCAACCTGGCGCCCGCCCATCCACTTCACCTCGTAAGTATTGAGGGTGTTGATCAACTCGTCGAACTCATCGTAAAACTCCACCTTGCGTTGCAGGTAGGTCTGTTGCGAGATCCACAGCCTCACCTTGCTCCAGACAACCGGCGCATTGGGCTTGGCTATCGCATCAATTACCCAGGTCGGGTCATTATCGAAGACGTCTTTGCCAACCATCGCATGGGTATAGTCAACGACAATCGACGACTGGTTGATCAGATCATCATTGGTGAAATCCGACCCCATCCACGACTGGCCGAGCATGGAAGGGGCAATTTTGACCACCCGCTCAATGCTAGGTAGCCAGTTCCACATTTCGCGGTAGCGTTTAAGAGAAGCCGTACCTTTGTCTTTGGCGGGAGCCGTCACCAGCACCAATGACAAATCCAAACCCTTGGTCCAGCTTTTCATGCTCATGGTTCGGGTCCAGTCTGGCCGGACAATGCGCATCGTCGCCTCGCTGTAGCTGGAATCCCCCCGCATCTGCTGATCAGACTTTTTTACAATCGATGTCGCTGACTCCGCCATGGCCCAAGCCGGAATACAGACCAACATTACAAACAGCACCTTCACAAATCGCATCTCTATTCCCCTGTAAACCAAGCCCGCAGCAACTCGTCATCAATCAAAGGCATGCTGCCAGCCTTTGCCGCGACCATCCTTTCCAGTATTTGCTGGGTGGCTTTCACTTCATCCACGACACCGTCAAACAGATCTTGGATATGCTCGGCTTGCAGCATTTTTTGGGTGAGGGCTTCAGAAAAACCGTTGAGCACAGTCACCATCAATCTGGCCGTCACCGCCGGAAAAGGCACATCGAACACCTGCTCTTGAGATCCCTGGCGCAAGATAGCTTCGTAGTAACCGGCGAGCAACGCACTGACCTTTTGCATGAAGTTATGTTTTAGCTGTAGGTTTTCATCCATATTGATGATTTTGACAAAGCCCAGCATGATTGCCTTCTGGCCGATTTCCCATTGGTTAGTACGACGCAGCAAGAGTGCCCACTTGGTCAGGGCACTGAGGTTAGGATCATCTACCAGTCCACCGATCACCTGACGATATTGCGCCAGCATGTCATCGCTCCACGCTTCCAGCACCGCTTGCTTGGAATCGAAATGGTGATAGAACGCCCCTTTGGACACCCCCACATGCTGGATGAGATCGTTGACCGAGGTATTGGCATACCCCTTGGAAAAAAACAGCTCATTGGCCGCGGCGATGAACTCTGCCCGCCGCTCCTGCGGCGACTTGACGACTCTTGACATACCCTGCCCCACACAGACCGACCGACGGTCGGTATGTATTAACTATATGCCCGGTTATCATCGAGCTCAAATAACAAGTTCAAAAATCCATCACTCCTTCTGTTACAAAATTTGTCCCTGAACCCAATTGCCCCACGACGGCATTGCTCACGATGCGTTTGGCACAGGGTAATCACAGTGATTGCAAGAGCAGCGGTTTTCTTTCTGGAGTGGGTGACCTTATCTATACTGATCTCTAGCAGCTATCTACCGACGCGATTGGCTATTCCATCGAAACCACACATCATCTTCTTTTGCTTGCCAGTGTGATCAATGAAGAAGGTGGCAATACAACAATGTCAGGGTAAGTTGTCTGAGAGGTTTACATGACATTCAAACAAGCAAGTATCGCAGCGCTGATGCTATCTACTAGCTCACTCGCTTTTGCTGATATCCGAATTATCGACACCCAAGTAGGTAGCTGGGTGAAAGTCACTGAAAATGGCAAACCGGCTGCCAATGCCAGAGTAAGCGTCAGCAACCCGGCTAACCGTGGGAGAGTTTACAAAACCAATGAACACGGTGAAGTCTATATTCCTTTGTATACCCGCACCTCGAGTACTCTCACCTATTCAATACTAACCGAAGAGTGGAATGAATATACTCGGCGAAGCCTGCATACCAAGAGCTTCGACTAAACAAGTGTTTGTACAACGTATTGCTGCAAACAAAAAGCCAGCTCGCAGGAGCTGGCTTTCATTTTATCTGCTGTCGGGCAGGGCGATTAGTTCTTAAAAAACTCTCTGTAAAGCATATACATATGGGCAGCACTCCAAGAGAAGTTCGTGGCCCCCTGTACCGCACCGGTTTCCGGGTTGTAGTTTTCGCGGATCGCACCGTCTTCAGTCATCCCTTCGGCGTTGGCAAACAGCTCATTGGCCATATGCACCGCCTCGCTGCCATAACCGTATTGCTCCATCGCACGCACACCGAAGTAGAATTGGTCTAGCCATACCCTGCCTCGCCAATAGATGTCAGCATGGTAAGCCGGGTTGGTTTGCGAAGCCGTCGGCAGTGAAATCCCCTCACCTATATACTTTTCAGAAGTGTTGAACTCCTCCGGCTCCATCATGGTCCGTACCACTTTATCCGCCAGCTCCTGGGTCGCGGCACCATTGAACAACGGCCCCCAGCCCTCAGGACCGCGTCCGCGCTCGACAATCGGCTCACCAGCGCAGGCAATGCCGTTTTTCATTACAGGTGCTGGCTTGCCGTCCTGGTCGACATTCAGGTGGATGTCATAGTAGAACTCGGTGTTGGCATCAAACATACAGGTATTGATGTAGTCCTTGATGGCTGCCGCGCCGTCGAGGAACTCCTGGCCGCGCTGTTTGCCGGGAACATTAGCTGACACCAGGGTCGCCATTTGCGCCAAGTACTTATTGTCGGAATACATGTACGACGCTTGGTCTACTGACTCCTGCAGCATCGAGAAGCCCAGCAGCTCATCGTTACGGCCACGGTTCTCGGCGAAGCGCACTTCCCAGTCTTTCTTCGCCGCTTCCACATCACCGCCGTGCTGGACATCGGCGTACGCTTGAAGCTGCTCGGCTGAAATAAAGCCAAAGCGGGCGGCGTTATCCATGCCGGATTCCCAGCCAGCGGCTTCCTGAGCACCCACATGCAGCTCCTGGTAGATCACTTTATCAAGGATGGTGTTGTAGCTATCCACTCCTTTTACTTTGTATTCATTTCCTTTTTGCTCAAGGATATTTTCTTGGCCGACAGCACCTACCAAATCATCATCGGTCTTAACCCACACATACATGTAGCCATCATCGGTATTATGCGCCGGGTCCACTGCCGCACCATACTCCGGCACCCCGTTGCCATTATGGTCTCGGTTGGTCAGCCACCAATCGTGATAAGCCACCAGCTTAGGATACATCTCATCAATCCAGGCCTGGGCATCTGCCGGACGGTCGAACTCGTTTTTAAGCGCGTTATACACTTCCATCACCGACCAAGCCGCCAGGGAAGGTTTGGTATTACGCTCGTTCCAGTTCTCGGAGCCGGCACCACCGCGGTTTTCCGGCAAGGTATACGTGACGACATCAAGCAGGTAGCCTTTGTCCTGCGGCCTGATCGGATCGTCTTCCTGCACCTGGTATTCAAATACCGTGCGGATATTGTCCATGGCCACATCTGGGTTGAAGTGCGCCATGGCGTAAGCCTGTTTCCAGGTATCCCAAGGCCAGGTGAGGTTACCGGAGAACCAACGCGCCGTTACCGATGGCGTCACCGTTGCCTGGTGGACATCACCGGCAGCCGAACGCCAGTTACCGTTCAGGGTCATAATGGCTTTTACGCCAACCCGCGCCTGTTCATCGGTCGCCTGACCGTTGACCATGCCCGATGACAGGTAACCCGCCCAACGCTCATCGGCAGCTATCATGTATGGCTGCGGGTTGTTGAGAATATCCGTTACTTTGCCTGTTTCTTTCGTTACCTCCGCACCGTTGTGCAGGTGGGAATAAGTGGTGTAGATGCTCGCAGTGCCCTTTGCTGACAGCGGCTGGTGGCCAACAGAGGCGTACGAGATTTCGTTTGGCATCACATGTGTTTGGGTGCTGACCGAGCGGGCAATACGGAACTCACTGTCATCATCGTTGCGAATTGCCCAGTTGCCTTTCATGTCACCGAAAGTGATTTTCAGGCCATTATCCGTGGCGTGGATTTGGCGATTGTATTCCGGATACATCTGGTCAACGGTCTGGTTTTCGTAACCCGGTGTCGAGCGCGCTTTTTGCAGCAGCTCACCGTCCCACAACAATTGCAGATCCATGTCCTGACTCGTCAGGTTAGTCAGTTTGGTTTCAACCAACGAGGTTCTATCGGTGACAAAGCGAAGCACCATCTGCACTTCAAGCTTATCGGTTTTCAAGATCTGTACCAGCGCCCCCGGTGTGCTGTAGACCTTAGCTTCGGCTGCGGAAAGATCAATCGTCTCGCCGCTGATGGTATCGGTGATGTGAAGTTTGTCGAAGGTCTGGCCCGACATGAAATGCGCATACTCCTGGGTCACCTGCATGATACCGCCAAAAGAGCCATAGCCTTGTTCGTCTGCCGGTAGCAAGTGACCGTGCCAGGCCCCGTTGTCAACAAACGCGTTAAACTTCAAGTTGCTGTATTCGTCATAATCGCGCAGGTACTCTGGCGCGCCACTTCTGTCGATCACATTGATAAAATCGTTGCTCGGTAACCCGGCTTCTTTTTCTGATTTGCTACTGCTGCTATTACACCCCGCCAATGCCACGACGGAACCAATCAACACGGCTAAACACGTTTTACGAAAAGTCATTAAAAAATCCCCCGATGTCACCCGCCGCCGTGATCTGTGCGATTCTTGTATTGGCTGGCAGGCGCTTTTTTATTTACACATAACAAGCTTGTTTATTAACGGAGGAAATAATAATAAGTAAAACTTTAAGTAAAATAGATCGCCGTCACAGTAAAATTTTTCAGTAAAACAATTAATCAAACCGCCTTGAATAACCATCCGGAATGAAGTGAAAAGTAATTCATAACAATCAGTTAAGTTCGGAATCAATATCACAATCAACTTTTTACTAAATTTTGATTTCCTGCAAGCAGATCACTGTTGGCAAAATGGTTTCTTTGTTACTCAAAGAAACTGATAAAAACTGTCGCTGCCAATAACTATGGACTCAGGGTCACGTAATGGAGCCTGTTCATTTTCATTACCGACAGAAACATGCGCCATAGATGCAACAAAACCAACAACAGTTTATTTCAAATGTTACCCAGGCCTTGCTTATGTAACAGCAACCGGCTTGGGCACAGCCCCCTGCATGAGCAAAATATCGCCAGTATATTTATGCAAGTGAAACCACAGGCAAGGTACCAAACGACAGCCGCTGCATGTGCGGTTATTGGAAGTAAAAAAAAGCCAGCTCAATTGAGCTGGCTTCTCTACTCGGTATCCGGCTGGGTAATAACCGATTACTCAGCAAGCATACGGCGGGCTGCTTCAACTACAACCTTGATAGAGCGCGCTTCTGTTTCTTTCAACGTTGCGTGATCCGGAATTTCTTTCTGAGTGCGGTTGATAATAACACCAGCAACACAGCCGGCACGAAGGCCTGAGCTTGCACACATGGTTAGCAGCGTTGCTGATTCCATTTCGAAGTTAAGCACGCCCATTTCCTGCCACTCTTTCATCGAGCCTTGGAAACGACGGACAATACGACCAGAGAATGTGTCGTAACGCTCCTGACCTGGGTAGAACGTATCACTTGATGCGGTTACGCCTGTGTGAACGGTCGCACCATCGGCATCACATGCCGCTTTCATTGCTGTAGCCACATCGAAATCAGCTACCGCAGGGAACTCCATTGGGGCAAAGTGCAAGCTTGCGCCATCTAGACGGACGGAACCCGTCGTTACGATCATATCGCCTACGTTGATGTGCGGCTGGATAGCACCGGTTGTACCGACACGAAGGAACGTACGCACACCCAGCTGTGCCAACTCTTCAACAGCAATTGACGTAGACGGGCCGCCAATACCGGTAGAACAAACAACAACAGACTTACCATCCAACTTAGCGCGGTACACCGTGTATTCACGAGAGCTTGCTAGAAACTCAGGGTTATCCATTAGGTTTGCGATTTTTTCAACTCGTGCCGGGTCACCAGGAATAATGGCTAGCTCTGCACCGTTAAGATCTGCTTTGTTCACACCCAAATGGAATACTGCGTTGTCAGACATAATCATATCCTTTCTATTGTTGCCGCCTGGTAGGGAAATTGAGGCCAGCGGCTGATTAGTTTTGTTTATACCCAAATGGCTTCAACATGAAGATCCCAGCGCTGAGTCAGCTATCTGGTAATCACTTGGGTATAAACCGTTTATTCATAATAAGAGTTCGTAAACACATAATTACGATAGCTGATAAAAATTAGCATTTGAGTGATCACAATCACACTAAGAGAAATTGCATTAATTTCATGTTTCACAATAAAGTGACAAAGATCACCAAAAAACGTTTGCCCGTGCGGCTTATCACACTATTTTTTGTTATTGAGTTAACTGATAATATTTTTTCAATTATTCTCGTTGCCCCGTCAGTATAGTTAACCGCAAGGATGTTAATTGATGATCGACTTCGCCATTTTGGCTGTTTTTATTCCTACTTTCTTTTTCGTCTCGGTTACGCCTGGAATGTGCATGACGCTATCGATGACGCTGGGTATGACGATTGGGGTTCGCAGAAGCCTGCCAATGATGTGGGGGGAGCTGATCGGGGTCGCATTGGTTTCCATCGCTTCTGTGGTAGGTGTGGCAGCCATTATGCTCAACTACCCTGCAATGTTCCTGCTACTAAAATATCTCGGTGGCGGCTATTTGTTCTGGCTGGGGATCCAGATGTGGCGCTCTAGGGGCAAGCTCGCAATTCCGGATAATATCGATGAGGAAGTGGATACCTCTGCGGTCGGATTGGCCATACAGGGGTTTGTTACGGCCATTGCCAATCCAAAGGGATGGGCATTTATGATTTCGCTGCTGCCCCCGTTCATCAATACCGGCAACGCCCTGTTACCACAGCTGTCGGTGCTGATCAGCATTATCCTAATCACCGAATTCAGCTGCCTGCTGCTGTATGCAAGCGGGGGGCGTACACTGCGCCGTTTTCTGCAACAGCGTGGCAACGTACAGATGCTAAACCGGATTGCCGGTTCGCTGATGATGGGCGTCGGCATCTGGCTGGCCGCAGGATAACTCGGCATAACAAACAGGCATCCTGCAAAAGGATGCCCCATCCAATCTCTATGGCTGCTTGCCCGGCTCAAAAATATAGGGTGTGGTTGTTGAAACAAAAACAAAGCCATGCTTTTCAACAATGGGGCGACTCATCTCAGAAGCATCAATAATTAAATATTGTTTGCCCCTCTTTTTCGCTTCGTTGATTCGCTTGTTGAGCAATAACGAATAATGTCCCCTTCCCCGGTATTCAGCGATAGTACTACCACCCCAGATCCCCGCAAACGGACTCTCATCGTTATAAACTATCCAGGCCGAGGTTACCGGTTTGCCGTCATCATACACAACGTAGATAGCGATATTATCCGGGGTTTGGGTCTTCATATTGAGCAGATGGGCATATTGCCAATCGAAATTTCCGCCCCAGACCTGCTCCTGCACGCTGACAGCATCTCTGATCCCTTTGGCATCAAACACTTCAACTATCCGGCTGTCATCAACCTCACGCCCAGAGACGGTTGACAGTTCTAGCGCCATAAAGGATTCTGACTCTTCTTGTTCAAAGCCAAAACTCAATAACAACTCACCAATATTCTGCGGTAAGTCTGTGCAATAAGTCTTCCATTCAAATGCTTTACCCAATTGAGAAAAGTAAGCCACTTCCCGTTCAATAGCAGCCTTGGCAGATTGCTCGTTGAGACCGTAAAAAGAGATGTAACTCCCTTCGGGGTTATCTGAAACAAATTTAATCACACCATCCGTATCAATCACCTTTCCATAGAGATCATTGATAACCTTTCTTTCATGCTTGTTGTAAGCATGCATAACATCCGTTGTGTTCATGACTCCTTCTCTCCCTATTACTGCACCTGTTAAACGATTCAGCATCCTCCTATCATACCAGCCAGCCAACCCGGAAAGAGACACCAACCAAAACAAACAGCACAGAAATCACCGTTACCGGAATAATATGCCACGCCATATCCCACAGATTCGCCTGAGACAATTTCGGTATCACTCTGAACCTTGCGTCCAGCGCAAATATTACGGTTAGCGCTAGCAACAGAAGTTTGGCCATGATCCCATGAGCTAAAGGAATGCTGGTATCAAACCACAAAGTCATATCCGGTAGCATTCTGTATGCCAGCATGAGTCCTGTAACAACCTGGATGATCAACGCTGGCATACCGATTTTTTCGTATACCTGCTCAAAATCCAACAACTGCTGTGGATTGCGATTTTTTAGCACCGACGGCAAGACTACCAGCGACAATACAATATGCCCGCCAGTCCAAATAGTTGCGGCAATAATATGCAATGCTAGTAACAACCCAAACATTCTTCCCTCCATCTTAATCATTGACAGTCATCTTGGGCAAACTATAACACATATAAAAAATACAACTTATAAGTTGCATCACACAAGACCACTAGGAGAGAAGTAGAATGGCCATTTCATTTACCAAGATCTTTAAGAAAGATAACGAAAAAGCCGAAGATAAGACGTTTATTGAGCAACCTGCTTCCAGCGAACGTCAAGAGTCCGAAAAGACTAAAACAACAAAGAAACACGGTGAACCCGGTTTTTGCTGTGGCTCTTGCTCGTAACCAAACAATGCCACCAGGGGGCTATGATGCCTGCACCAGCAAATCTCCCCCTGCCGCTTTAGGGCTTCACTCTGTGAACGGCAGATAGCCTGTTGAAGTAAACCATTACTCCTTACCGGCTTTTCCTTTGAAGCCCGAATGTAGCGCCTTCGCCTTGGTTTTGGCGCCATCCTGATAGGCTGTGAAAACATCGGTCTCTTTATGCCCGGAAAGATACAGCCAGCCGTGTATCAGTGACGTAAAAAAGGAAATCACCACAATAAATACCGGAACAATACCGAGCCCGCTAATATTAAATGTCGCGAGTCCGATGAAGAAAATGATTGCTGAAACAATGGCGATTGTCTTATTTTTTTCTGTTTTCATCATTAGTAGCCTCCATGAAAGGTGATAGGCAAGAGTAACCGCTTTCGCTTACGCAGTTTATGAGGCCAACAACAATTAGCGAAATTGAGCTACTTTCCTCTCCTTAGCAATTAGAGTGAACACAATTGGGATAGCCTAAACCCA
This Photobacterium gaetbulicola Gung47 DNA region includes the following protein-coding sequences:
- a CDS encoding hypothetical protein (COG4591); this translates as MLLKLAWRNIWRQKKRTLLTASALALALALSLFMRSLQEGTYANNIENAARFYTGLIQLQHPEFAESHSIDDLLVMDESFLQPVLANVHINRVLPRIESFALAASADKSKGVMVLGVDTVAEDSYSGISNRLIRGAFLAPDDQQVLVGEGLARYFGLDVGDELILYGQGYRGQTAAGLYRIKGILDFPVAQLDNQLVYMPIALAQTLYSTGEQVTAWVMDVKPLAQLQPTVDLLGEAYRSEVNVRDWQDLAPEMAQQILMDKAGGIFIMYLLYGVVGFGLFATLLMMTLERQREFGVMLATGMLKRKIIALLGLESLMIGWLGIAMGMAITLPVLIWFYFNPIELTGETAELVLEMGWEPILPMSLDPVLMLNQMVIVLGLLAICLIYPMWRIRRLDVVRALKGGGHAN
- a CDS encoding hypothetical protein (COG1309), whose translation is MSRVVKSPQERRAEFIAAANELFFSKGYANTSVNDLIQHVGVSKGAFYHHFDSKQAVLEAWSDDMLAQYRQVIGGLVDDPNLSALTKWALLLRRTNQWEIGQKAIMLGFVKIINMDENLQLKHNFMQKVSALLAGYYEAILRQGSQEQVFDVPFPAVTARLMVTVLNGFSEALTQKMLQAEHIQDLFDGVVDEVKATQQILERMVAAKAGSMPLIDDELLRAWFTGE
- a CDS encoding glycosyl hydrolase (COG0403,COG1626,COG3408); translation: MTFRKTCLAVLIGSVVALAGCNSSSSKSEKEAGLPSNDFINVIDRSGAPEYLRDYDEYSNLKFNAFVDNGAWHGHLLPADEQGYGSFGGIMQVTQEYAHFMSGQTFDKLHITDTISGETIDLSAAEAKVYSTPGALVQILKTDKLEVQMVLRFVTDRTSLVETKLTNLTSQDMDLQLLWDGELLQKARSTPGYENQTVDQMYPEYNRQIHATDNGLKITFGDMKGNWAIRNDDDSEFRIARSVSTQTHVMPNEISYASVGHQPLSAKGTASIYTTYSHLHNGAEVTKETGKVTDILNNPQPYMIAADERWAGYLSSGMVNGQATDEQARVGVKAIMTLNGNWRSAAGDVHQATVTPSVTARWFSGNLTWPWDTWKQAYAMAHFNPDVAMDNIRTVFEYQVQEDDPIRPQDKGYLLDVVTYTLPENRGGAGSENWNERNTKPSLAAWSVMEVYNALKNEFDRPADAQAWIDEMYPKLVAYHDWWLTNRDHNGNGVPEYGAAVDPAHNTDDGYMYVWVKTDDDLVGAVGQENILEQKGNEYKVKGVDSYNTILDKVIYQELHVGAQEAAGWESGMDNAARFGFISAEQLQAYADVQHGGDVEAAKKDWEVRFAENRGRNDELLGFSMLQESVDQASYMYSDNKYLAQMATLVSANVPGKQRGQEFLDGAAAIKDYINTCMFDANTEFYYDIHLNVDQDGKPAPVMKNGIACAGEPIVERGRGPEGWGPLFNGAATQELADKVVRTMMEPEEFNTSEKYIGEGISLPTASQTNPAYHADIYWRGRVWLDQFYFGVRAMEQYGYGSEAVHMANELFANAEGMTEDGAIRENYNPETGAVQGATNFSWSAAHMYMLYREFFKN
- a CDS encoding uridine phosphorylase (COG2820); amino-acid sequence: MSDNAVFHLGVNKADLNGAELAIIPGDPARVEKIANLMDNPEFLASSREYTVYRAKLDGKSVVVCSTGIGGPSTSIAVEELAQLGVRTFLRVGTTGAIQPHINVGDMIVTTGSVRLDGASLHFAPMEFPAVADFDVATAMKAACDADGATVHTGVTASSDTFYPGQERYDTFSGRIVRRFQGSMKEWQEMGVLNFEMESATLLTMCASSGLRAGCVAGVIINRTQKEIPDHATLKETEARSIKVVVEAARRMLAE
- a CDS encoding amino acid transporter LysE (COG1280), whose amino-acid sequence is MIDFAILAVFIPTFFFVSVTPGMCMTLSMTLGMTIGVRRSLPMMWGELIGVALVSIASVVGVAAIMLNYPAMFLLLKYLGGGYLFWLGIQMWRSRGKLAIPDNIDEEVDTSAVGLAIQGFVTAIANPKGWAFMISLLPPFINTGNALLPQLSVLISIILITEFSCLLLYASGGRTLRRFLQQRGNVQMLNRIAGSLMMGVGIWLAAG
- a CDS encoding hypothetical protein (COG0454) is translated as MNTTDVMHAYNKHERKVINDLYGKVIDTDGVIKFVSDNPEGSYISFYGLNEQSAKAAIEREVAYFSQLGKAFEWKTYCTDLPQNIGELLLSFGFEQEESESFMALELSTVSGREVDDSRIVEVFDAKGIRDAVSVQEQVWGGNFDWQYAHLLNMKTQTPDNIAIYVVYDDGKPVTSAWIVYNDESPFAGIWGGSTIAEYRGRGHYSLLLNKRINEAKKRGKQYLIIDASEMSRPIVEKHGFVFVSTTTPYIFEPGKQP